A genomic segment from Malus domestica chromosome 05, GDT2T_hap1 encodes:
- the LOC103418659 gene encoding receptor-like protein EIX2 has protein sequence MDTLLANTLFNPLNISLSFLILLLASTYLPTTIICLGDVGVPSTGTVKPLCIEEERRALVSFKQHLVDPSGRLSSWAGHDCCRWEGISCNNSTGHVVKMDLRNPYPDSRSYEEWDESAYERSFLGGKINASLLSLKHLKYLDLSCNEFQGIRIPMFFGELESLQYLNFYFASFEGEIPPSLGNLSSLNILDLGMNSHLSSRNLTWLSHLSSLKYLNLNYMDLSRTGASWAYHINMLPSLLELHLSSCQIESIPLSLQRVNFLPLSLQRINLTSLFVLDMSNKGIKRSSFPNWFFNLTSLITLDLSWNTFSSPFPNEFANFKSLEHLDLSGTGLKGQIPKVIGNLCKLKVLSLSGNKFDGGGIEEFWRSVSNCPNNSLELLDLSSCELESQLPTSLGVLKSLQNLYLGGNSLWGSIPDSIGNLSSLKSLYLSSNKMNGSIPKSLGQLYELVDLDLSNNSWEGTLTEAHFRNLTRLQDFQVGIQVTNAPMSLIFDVASVWDPPFKLQSIAIINCRVGPGFWVWLQSQTELIHVILSGIGTSEDFIPEEWLLKMSSQLKYLDLSNNQLRGNLPSPLKFPNLGFIDLSHNQLEGPLPLWWSTSFDSLYLDRNLFSGPIPSNIDQMIPKLYILDLSDNHLNDTIPPSICNMQNLEYLSIRSNQFSGEFPHAWSVGSKILLLDVGHNNLSGNIPTSLGVLSSLEVLKLNNNNLSGEIPDSLQNCSGLKSLDLGHNKLFGNIPLWIGGSNVSLLYRLQLRSNVFTGHIPQQLCNLRNLHILDLGHNNLSGTIPKCLDTLTSLVNNNSNDFDMSDEQATLTLKGAELVYNRTLRLVKSIDLSSNNLQGEIPEEISNLFLLGTLNLSMNQLTGKIPSKIGNLHLLETLDLSHNNLSGHVPQSLSSLTSLSHLNLSYNNLTGRIPSGSQLQTLNDLSIYMNNPSLCGVPLSTNCPGDDTFPAKDANDKNEDGNHDKLWFYVSVVLGFIVGFWGICGTLILNTSWRYAYFQFFDNIKDKVALAIALKVACFKRIVFGV, from the coding sequence ATGGATACCTTGCTTGCAAACACCTTATTCAATCCCCTCAAtatttctctctcctttctcattTTGCTTTTGGCATCTACGTATCTACCCACTACCATAATCTGCTTGGGTGATGTCGGAGTTCCGAGCACTGGCACTGTGAAACCATTATGCATTGAGGAAGAAAGGCGAGCACTTGTCAGCTTTAAACAACATCTTGTTGATCCTTCTGGTAGGCTTTCCTCTTGGGCGGGTCATGATTGCTGTCGATGGGAAGGAATTTCATGCAACAACAGCACCGGCCATGTTGTGAAGATGGACCTCCGGAATCCATATCCAGATTCCCGTTCTTATGAAGAGTGGGACGAGTCGGCTTATGAAAGGTCTTTCCTGGGAGGTAAGATAAATGCTTCTTTGTTGAGCTTGAAACATTTAAAATACCTGGACCTCAGCTGTAATGAGTTTCAGGGCATTCGCATTCCGATGTTCTTTGGGGAGCTTGAAAGTTTGCAATATCTCAATTTCTACTTTGCGTCATTTGAGGGAGAGATTCCCCCCTCTCTTGGTAACCTGTCAAGCCTGAATATTCTTGATCTCGGGATGAATTCCCACTTGTCTTCCAGAAACTTGACTTGGCTTTCTCACCTCTCTTCCCTAAAATACCTTAATCTCAATTACATGGACCTTAGCCGCACAGGAGCCAGTTGGGCATATCATATTAACATGCTTCCTTCATTGTTAGAGTTACACTTATCTTCGTGTCAAATTGAAAGCATTCCACTCTCACTCCAAAGGGTTAACTTCCTTCCACTCTCACTCCAGAGGATTAACTTGACATCACTTTTTGTCCTTGATATGTCGAATAAAGGTATTAAACGTTCTTCATTTCCCAATTGGTTTTTTAATCTTACTAGCCTCATAACACTTGATCTCTCGTGGAATACTTTCAGTAGTCCTTTTCCAAATGAATTTGCAAACTTCAAATCTCTAGAACACCTTGATTTATCGGGAACAGGCTTAAAAGGTCAAATTCCGAAAGTTATTGGAAATTTGTGCAAGCTAAAGGTCTTAAGCCTTTCTGGCAACAAGTTTGATGGTGGGGGGATTGAAGAGTTTTGGAGGAGCGTCTCAAATTGTCCAAATAATTCATTAGAGTTGCTAGATTTGTCTTCTTGTGAGCTGGAAAGCCAACTGCCGACCTCCTTGGGAGTGTTAAAAAGTTTGCAGAATCTCTACCTTGGTGGAAACTCTTTGTGGGGCTCAATTCCAGATTCCATCGGAAACTTGTCGTCCTTGAAATCATTGTACCTCTCTTCTAATAAGATGAATGGCTCCATTCCAAAAAGTCTGGGACAACTCTATGAGCTAGTTGACCTCGATCTGTCTAATAATTCATGGGAAGGTACTCTAACGGAAGCCCATTTCAGAAACCTCACGAGATTACAAGATTTTCAAGTAGGAATTCAAGTCACAAACGCACCCATGTCCCTCATTTTTGACGTGGCTTCTGTTTGGGATCCTCCTTTCAAGCTCCAGTCAATTGCGATCATAAACTGTCGGGTAGGTCCTGGTTTTTGGGTATGGCTTCAATCTCAAACTGAACTGATCCATGTCATTCTTAGTGGTATTGGAACCTCTGAAGATTTCATCCCAGAGGAATGGTTGTTGAAGATGTCTTCCCAACTCAAATATTTGGATTTATCTAACAACCAATTACGTGGAAACCTTCCATCCCCTTTGAAATTTCCAAATTTAGGGTTTATTGATTTGAGTCATAATCAGTTGGAGGGCCCACTCCCACTTTGGTGGTCCACTAGTTTCGATTCCCTTTATCTTGATAGGAATCTATTTTCCGGGCCAATTCCCTCCAATATTGACCAAATGATACCCAAGTTGTACATTTTGGATCTTTCTGATAATCATTTGAATGACACTATTCCTCCCTCTATCTGCAACATGCAAAACTTGGAATACTTGTCCATAAGGAGCAATCAATTTTCTGGGGAATTCCCTCATGCATGGAGTGTGGGAAGCAAAATTTTGCTTCTAGATGTTGGTCACAACAATCTTTCTGGCAATATTCCCACTTCATTGGGGGTGTTAAGTTCACTGGAAGTATTAAAGCTCAACAACAATAATTTGAGTGGTGAAATTCCTGATTCCTTGCAAAATTGTTCTGGTTTGAAGAGTCTTGATCTTGGACACAACAAGTTATTTGGGAACATACCTTTATGGATAGGAGGATCAAATGTATCCTTGTTGTATAGGCTACAATTACGATCCAACGTTTTTACAGGACATATTCCCCAGCAACTGTGCAATCTTCGGAACCTTCACATCCTCGATCTTGGTCACAATAACCTTTCAGGTACTATTCCCAAGTGTTTGGATACTTTAACTTCGCTGGTCAACAATAATTCTAATGACTTCGATATGTCTGATGAGCAAGCCACACTAACACTAAAAGGAGCGGAGCTTGTGTACAACAGGACTCTAAGACTTGTAAAGAGCATTGATCTTTCATCAAATAATTTACAAGGTGAGATTCCTGAAGAAATAAGCAACCTCTTCCTGTTGGGCACCCTGAATTTGTCCATGAATCAATTGACTGGAAAGATCCCCTCCAAGATCGGAAACTTGCATTTGCTCGAAACTCTTGATTTGTCACACAACAACCTTTCAGGACATGTTCCTCAAAGCTTGTCATCTTTAACCTCTTTGTCCCACTTGAACTTGTCTTATAACAACTTGACTGGAAGAATTCCTTCTGGAAGCCAGCTTCAAACGCTCAATGATTTGTCCATTTATATGAACAATCCATCGTTATGTGGCGTTCCTCTCTCAACTAATTGCCCTGGAGATGACACTTTCCCAGCTAAGGATGCGAATGACAAGAATGAAGATGGAAATCATGATAAGTTGTGGTTCTATGTCAGTGTGGTACTTGGATTCATTGTAGGTTTTTGGGGCATTTGCGGCACATTGATCTTAAATACATCGTGGAGATATGCCTATTTTCAATTCTTTGACAACATCAAAGATAAGGTAGCACTAGCAATTGCATTGAAAGTGGCTTGTTTCaaaagaattgtttttggaGTTTGA